ACCCGCCACGTAGCCGACCACTGGTTTGGTGACGTGATCCTTGATGTAGGCCGCCGCGCGTTCTTCGGCGTCGCCGCCGATCTCACCGATCATCACGATCGCGTCGGTTTCGTCATCGGCTTCGAATGCTGCCAGGCAGTCGATGTGGGTGGTACCGATGACCGGGTCGCCGCCGATACCGACAGCGGTGGAGAAACCGAAATCGCGCAGCTCGTACATCATCTGGTAGGTCAGCGTGCCGGACTTGGAGACCAGCCCGATCCGACCGGGCCCGGCTATGTCACCCGGGATGATGCCCACGTTGGACTTGCCAGGGCTCATCAGCCCGGGGCAGTTGGGGCCGACGATCCTGGTCTTGCCCGAAGCCAGCGCATGCGCGTAGAACTCAGCGGAGTCCTTGACCGCGATGCCCTCGGTGATGACGACGACCAACGGCATCGCGGCATCGACGGCTTCGACGACGGCCGCGCGAGCGAATGCCGGGGGGACGAAGACGACCGACACGTTGGCGCCGGTCTGCTTCATCGCATCTTCGACACTGCCGAAGACGGGGATCGTGGTGCCGTCGATATCGACGGACTGGCCCGCCTTGCGCGGGTTCACGCCCCCGACGACGTTCGTGCCGTCACCGAGCATCAACTTCGTGTGCTTCATACCGACCGCGCCGGTCATGCCTTGTACGACGACCTTGGAGTCGGCGTTGATAAAGATTGCCA
This portion of the Dermatophilaceae bacterium Sec6.4 genome encodes:
- the sucD gene encoding succinate--CoA ligase subunit alpha; this encodes MAIFINADSKVVVQGMTGAVGMKHTKLMLGDGTNVVGGVNPRKAGQSVDIDGTTIPVFGSVEDAMKQTGANVSVVFVPPAFARAAVVEAVDAAMPLVVVITEGIAVKDSAEFYAHALASGKTRIVGPNCPGLMSPGKSNVGIIPGDIAGPGRIGLVSKSGTLTYQMMYELRDFGFSTAVGIGGDPVIGTTHIDCLAAFEADDETDAIVMIGEIGGDAEERAAAYIKDHVTKPVVGYVAGFTAPEGKTMGHAGAIVSGSSGTAAAKQEALEAAGVKVGKTPSATAELMREIMRGLSA